One window of Leptospira hartskeerlii genomic DNA carries:
- a CDS encoding SH3 domain-containing protein has product MKYFFYSFTAILISIGCITTKNPPLIEIEYRFITAAKGLNLRSEPNVQSEAIILIPAGKIVAVKEKSKQPSELINGISGNWLKVKYTWHEGWIFDGYLSQINSLSKNANELQDFSGIWYGDWVCNGKRSYIQIIASGSYHGLLFDGGDDGGCTTSKINGKVTFVDGMICLSDSTVCFYRWENKIVVATPNTPLVENFGNEIVSGFSKR; this is encoded by the coding sequence ATGAAATATTTCTTCTATAGTTTCACTGCTATTCTAATTTCTATTGGGTGCATAACAACGAAGAATCCTCCACTAATTGAGATTGAATATAGATTTATCACAGCTGCTAAAGGGCTTAATTTGAGATCAGAACCTAATGTGCAATCTGAAGCTATAATCTTGATTCCAGCAGGCAAGATTGTAGCTGTTAAAGAAAAATCGAAGCAGCCTAGTGAGCTTATTAATGGAATTTCAGGAAATTGGCTTAAAGTTAAATATACCTGGCACGAAGGCTGGATATTTGATGGTTATTTATCTCAGATTAACTCATTATCGAAAAACGCAAACGAGCTTCAAGATTTCTCTGGAATTTGGTATGGTGATTGGGTCTGTAATGGAAAACGTTCGTATATTCAAATAATAGCTTCTGGTTCTTATCACGGGCTTCTTTTCGACGGAGGAGATGATGGTGGCTGCACGACTTCGAAAATAAACGGTAAAGTAACATTTGTAGATGGTATGATTTGTCTTTCTGACTCAACTGTTTGTTTTTATCGTTGGGAGAATAAAATTGTAGTAGCAACACCTAATACACCTTTGGTCGAGAACTTTGGTAATGAGATTGTGTCAGGGTTTTCGAAGCGCTAA
- a CDS encoding YnfA family protein, protein MLKLLNSEIFLLYLKPTLIFILAGLCEIGGGYLVWLWIRENKSIGVGILGFIILGFYGLVATWQPANFARTYATYGGIFIVMSLVWAWKFDNFIPNKFDLIGSAIALFGVMIIFFAPR, encoded by the coding sequence ATGCTTAAATTGTTAAATTCTGAAATATTTCTATTATACTTAAAACCTACTCTTATTTTCATATTAGCCGGCCTATGTGAAATCGGGGGCGGTTATCTAGTTTGGCTTTGGATCCGTGAAAATAAATCAATAGGTGTTGGCATACTTGGATTTATAATCTTAGGCTTTTACGGTTTAGTTGCGACTTGGCAGCCTGCCAATTTTGCAAGAACCTATGCTACATACGGTGGGATTTTTATAGTAATGTCACTCGTTTGGGCTTGGAAATTTGATAATTTTATACCGAATAAATTTGATCTAATTGGTTCAGCTATTGCTTTATTTGGAGTAATGATTATCTTTTTCGCGCCAAGATAA
- a CDS encoding MerR family transcriptional regulator, translating into MLIGEIVKKTGISRDTIRFYEKEGLFKNCLIVRRGNNYKEYSSDVLEQLQLILTLRKLNFSLSEIRNLTKIGKPNLLDCNDLSKSINKNIEIIDEQIHALLKLKDDLIKVDSACTPNCSFIDKKPTCLNC; encoded by the coding sequence ATGTTAATCGGTGAAATTGTTAAAAAAACTGGAATTTCGAGAGATACAATTCGATTCTATGAGAAAGAAGGTCTGTTTAAAAACTGTCTTATCGTTCGGAGAGGTAACAATTATAAAGAATATTCATCTGATGTCTTAGAACAACTCCAGCTAATTCTGACACTGAGAAAATTAAACTTTTCTCTATCTGAAATTCGAAATTTAACCAAAATAGGTAAACCGAACCTCCTTGATTGTAATGACCTTTCTAAGTCTATTAACAAAAATATAGAAATTATTGATGAACAAATTCATGCACTTTTAAAATTGAAAGATGATTTGATTAAAGTCGATTCAGCTTGTACACCAAATTGTAGTTTTATAGATAAAAAACCCACATGCTTAAATTGTTAA